The following coding sequences lie in one Rutidosis leptorrhynchoides isolate AG116_Rl617_1_P2 chromosome 4, CSIRO_AGI_Rlap_v1, whole genome shotgun sequence genomic window:
- the LOC139839696 gene encoding E3 ubiquitin ligase PARAQUAT TOLERANCE 3-like translates to MAVYYKFKSAKDYDSIAIDGHFITVACLKEKIYESKQLGRGTDYDLVVTNAQTNEEYRDEDMLIPKNTSVLIRRIPGQPRKPIVATPNEQAEPKMANELETAQQAKSNFSGAGLSTNYPDNSEYDEFGNDLYEIPEVVAAVSTIQPQDAPAPSNVDEDSKIQALIDTPALDWQQQNFDVFGAGRGFGRGMGGRMGGRGFGRSSGGFERKTPPPGYICHRCKTPGHFIQHCPTNGDPNFDVKRVRPPTGIPKSMLMATPDGSYALPSGAVAVLKPNEAAFEKEIEGMPSTRTVGDLPPELHCPLCKEVMKDAVLTSKCCFKSFCDKCIRDHIINKSVCVCGATNVLADDLLPNKTLRDTINRILESNNDSAENGGSAYHVQDMESARCGPPQPKIPSPSRSAASKGEQPPLLNEETTKMQPGPTEHDVVQLAQPTASGKEKVQKAPDVSEATYDSRSMMEPASQGSARPVDDEVQQKQQVPAEPAKKKKKKKVNMPSAAEMQWRASQEFAPENYIMPPGHNNPYNNPYWNGMQPGMPPGMHPGMDPFMAHQYGGMPPYMGGGGGYGFGGPMDVPFGGGMFPQDPFGAPGLMMPPFIPPQRDLAEFGMGMNGGGPPMSREAFEARRAELKRKRDFEKRSGSGSGRELQKERDYNREDGPPMKSKTKPIPPYCSDGHRHRTERPSPDHHRHYRDDGNDAPPHTSSKRKSSGDRDDYDDYDDERHHHHRHSQPHKSHRRSESSTGKPPQAPPVAESKAAAVAAAANTASDRNHKSSVFSRISFPDEEAAAAAASKKRKITSSGSEAASGGGSTVVSRKSSTKTAPATSSIDYESSDDDRHFKRRPSRYESSPVRERERDRDREKKHDREHYSKHR, encoded by the exons atggcAGTATATTATAAGTTTaaaagtgcaaaagattatgacTCGATTGCAATCGATGGGCATTTTATAACAGTTGCCTGTTTGAAAGAAAAAATATATGAATCTAAACAGTTGGGCAGGGGCACTGATTATGATCTTGTCGTCACCAACGCCCAGACTAATGAAG AATACCGTGATGAAGAcatgttgattccaaaaaatacgtCTGTTTTAATTCGTCGAATTCCTGGACAGCCTCGCAAGCCTATAGTTGCAACACCAAATGAACAAGCCGA GCCCAAAATGGCTAATGAGCTGGAGACTGCACAACAGGCAAAGAGTAACTTTTCAGGAGCTGGCCTCTCTACCAACTAT CCTGATAATTCAGAGTATGATGAATTTGGAAATGATCTGTATGAAATTCCTGAAGTTGTGGCAGCTGTGTCCACCATTCAACCTCAGGATGCTCCCGCTCCTAGTAATGTTGATGAAGACAGCAAAATTCAAGCTTTAATTGATACACCAGCCTTAGACTGGCAGCA ACAAAATTTTGATGTCTTTGGTGCTGGTAGAGGCTTTGGGCGCGGAATGGGTGGTAGAATGGGTGGGCGTGGTTTTG GTCGAAGTAGTGGTGGATTTGAGCGTAAAACACCACCTCCAGGCTATATATGTCACAGATGCAAAACCCCAG GTCATTTTATTCAGCATTGTCCCACCAATGGTGATCCAAATTTTGATGTCAAAAGAGTTAGACCGCCAACTGGCATCCCGAAATCTATGTTAATGGCTACACCAGATGGATCATACGCATTACCTAGCGGTGCAGTGGCAGTTTTGAAACCGAATGA GGCTGCTTTTGAGAAGGAGATTGAAGGTATGCCGTCTACTCGTACTGTTGGTGATTTACCACCAGAACTTCATTGTCCGTTGTGTAAAGAAGTTATGAAAGATGCTGTTCTCACTAGCAAGTGTTGTTTCAAGAGTTTTTGTGATAAAT GCATACGAGATCACATAATCAACAAATCAGTTTGTGTGTGTGGTGCAACAAATGTGCTAGCAGATGATCTCTTACCCAATAAGACTCTACGGGATACAATTAACCGAATACTGGAATCAAATAATGACAGTGCTGAAAATGGTGGCAGTGCTTATCATGTTCAAG ATATGGAGTCTGCTAGATGCGGGCCACCACAGCCTAAGATTCCATCTCCATCACGATCCGCAGCCTCCAAAGGGGAACAGCCTCCACTACTAAACGAGGAGACTACAAAGATGCAGCCGGGTCCCACCGAACATGATGTGGTTCAGTTGGCTCAGCCGACAGCCTCGGGGAAAGAAAAAGTCCAAAAAGCCCCTGATGTTTCTGAAGCTACATACGACTCGAGGAGTATGATGGAACCAGCGTCACAGGGTAGTGCTCGACCCGTTGATGATGAAGTGCAGCAGAAACAACAAGTTCCTGCTGAGCCAG caaagaagaagaaaaagaagaaagttAACATGCCGAGTG CTGCAGAGATGCAGTGGAGGGCGTCGCAAGAGTTTGCACCTGAGAATTATATAATGCCTCCAGGTCATAATAATCCTTATAATAATCCGTATTGGAATGGCATGCAGCCTGGTATGCCACCTGGCATGCATCCTGGCATGGATCCATTTATGGCTCACCAATATGGTGGGATGCCGCCATatatgggtggtggtggtggttatggATTTGGAGGCCCAATGGACGTTCCTTTTGGTGGAGGCATGTTTCCCCAAGATCCTTTTGGTGCTCCGGGCCTCATGATGCCTCCTTTTATCCCGCCTCAAAG GGATCTTGCGGAGTTTGGTATGGGCATGAATGGCGGTGGGCCCCCTATGAGTCGAGAGGCATTTGAAGCACGTAGAGCAGAACTGAAGCGGAAGCGTGATTTTGAGAAACGTAGTGGATCGGGAAG TGGCCGGGAGTTACAAAAAGAACGGGATTACAACCGTGAGGATGGTCCTCCAATGAAGTCGAAAACT AAACCAATTCCACCATACTGCAGCGATGGTCACCGACACAGAACCGAAAGACCGTCACCTGACCACCACCGCCATTACCGTGACGATGGCAACGACGCTCCACCACACACATCCTCAAAGAGAAAATCTTCTGGCGATCGTGACGATTATGACGACTACGATGACGAGCGtcaccaccaccaccgccactCACAGCCACACAAGAGCCACCGTCGTTCAGAATCATCAACCGGAAAGCCGCCCCAAGCACCGCCAGTCGCCGAGTCTAAAGCCGCTGCAGTAGCAGCGGCAGCTAATACCGCCAGTGATCGGAATCACAAGTCGAGTGTCTTCTCTCGCATCAGTTTTCCAGACGAAGAAGCTGCCGCTGCTGCAGCTTCGAAGAAACGGAAGATTACATCAAGCGGTTCGGAAGCGGCATCTGGTGGTGGTTCTACGGTGGTGTCTAGGAAGAGCAGCACCAAAACTGCACCTGCTACTAGTAGCATAGATTATGAATCTAGTGATGATGATAGGCATTTCAAGAGGAGACCTTCGAGATATGAATCGTCTCCTGTAAGGGAGCGGGAACGAGATCGAGACCGCGAGAAGAAACATGATCGggaacattacagcaagcatagaTAG